Proteins encoded by one window of Mustela erminea isolate mMusErm1 chromosome 5, mMusErm1.Pri, whole genome shotgun sequence:
- the BNC1 gene encoding zinc finger protein basonuclin-1 isoform X4 — protein sequence MLYGTQAIPVRLKILLDRLFSVLKQDEVLQILHALDWTLQDYIRGYVLQDASGKVLDRWNIMTGEEELAALQQFLRFGETKAIVELMAIQEKEEQSIVMPPAAANVDIRAFIESCSHRSTGLPAPADRGTPSSLHPFENIVNNMTFMLPFQFFNPVPPTLIGSLPEQYVLEPGQDQSQEPKQETHGPFPGGGGGGFLTSAPASFQVEKEPCLNCPDTVPKKEDGTHLSDLGSYHLVPKLERTQLSPEAKGKPERHSLGAKKGRVFCTACEKTFYDKGTLKIHYNAVHLKIKHKCTIEGCNMVFSSLRSRNRHSANPNPRLHMPMNRNNRDRDLRTSLHLAASDSYERAGFPATSPDRRPPPCYAASGEDPRGQPAFPSLGPDGVLFPNLKTVQPVLPFYRSPATPAELANTPGVLPSLPLLSSSIPEPLAPREGPPDALPKKKSRKSSMPIKIEKEAVGAANDKRLALSSDEDAPLRVASEEEPEAGSPRASDRAPEEPCAPSGGLGGPLPGGGRVCHGDSGLESGGATRRSPEWATRPPEREAEQKPALSAVPREPQDSGREPHLAAGTEPCVPFPDYIRLQQRLLAGGLLGALSGRGVAFPCFEDAKEPEPVGARVSGRQKEEARFQCDVCKKAFKNACGVKMHHKNMHARGTHVCTVEGCEATFPSRRSRDRHSSNLNLHQKVLTQDALGSPDDHFRAAYLLKDVAKETFQDVAFAQQASQTSVIFKGASRVGSLVYPIAQVPSAGLESYNSGPPSDGTVLDLSTTSSMKSESSSHCSWDSDGASEEGTVLMEDSDGTCDGPSLVPGDDEYPICVLMEKADQSLASLPSGLPITCHLCQKTYSNKGTFRAHYKTVHLRQLHKCKVPGCNTMFSSVRSRNRHSQNPNLHKSLASSPSHLQ from the exons ATGCTCTACGGGACCCAGGCCATCCCTGTGCGCCTGAAAATCCTACTGGACCGGCTCTTCAGCGTGCTGAAGCAAGACGAGGTGCTCCAGATCCTGCACGCCTTGGACTGGACCCTCCAGGACTATATCCGGGGATACGTGCTGCAG GACGCGTCGGGAAAGGTGCTGGATCGCTGGAACATCATGACCGGCGAGGAAGAGCTGGCCGCCCTGCAGCAGTTCCTTCGATTTGGGGAGACCAAGGCCATTGTGGAGCTCATGGCCAtccaggagaaggaggagcagtcCATCGTCATGCCGCCGGCCGCGGCGAACGTGGACATCAGGGCGTTCATCGAGAGCTGCAGCCACAGGAGCAccggcctccccgcccccgcGGACAGGGGGACCCCCAGCAGCCTGCACCCCTTTGAGAACATCGTGAACAACATGACCTTCATGCTGCCCTTCCAGTTCTTCAACCCTGTGCCCCCCACGCTGATAGGGTCGCTGCCCGAGCAGTACGTGCTGGAGCCAGGTCAGGACCAGAGTCAGGAGCCCAAGCAGGAGACGCATGGACCCTTCcccggcggcggtggcggcggcttCTTGACCTCCGCTCCCGCCTCATTTCAGGTCGAGAAAGAGCCGTGTCTCAACTGCCCGGACACGGTTCCCAAAAAGGAAGACGGCACCCATTTAAGCGACTTGGGTTCCTACCACCTTGTCCCGAAGCTTGAAAGGACCCAGTTGTCCCCCGAGGCCAAAGGGAAGCCGGAGAGGCACAGCCTGGGTGCGAAGAAGGGCCGCGTGTTCTGCACAGCGTGCGAGAAGACCTTCTACGACAAAGGCACGCTCAAGATCCACTACAACGCCGTGCACCTGAAGATCAAGCACAAGTGCACCATCGAGGGCTGCAACATGGTCTTCAGCTCCCTGCGGAGCCGGAACCGCCACAGCGCCAACCCCAACCCCCGGCTGCACATGCCCATGAACAGGAACAACAGGGACCGGGACCTGAGGACCAGCCTGCACCTGGCCGCCTCGGACAGCTACGAGCGCGCGGGCTTCCCCGCGACGTCCCCAGACCGCAGGCCCCCGCCCTGCTACGCGGCCTCCGGGGAGGACCCCAGGGGCCAGCCAGCCTTCCCGAGCCTGGGCCCGGACGGGGTGCTCTTCCCCAACCTGAAGACGGTCCAGCCGGTCCTGCCCTTCTACCGCAGCCCGGCCACCCCGGCCGAGCTGGCCAACACCCCCGGCGTGCTGCCGTCCCTCCCGCTCCTGTCCTCTTCCATCCCGGAGCCGCTGGCGCCGCGCGAAGGCCCGCCGGACGCCCTGCCCAAGAAGAAATCCCGCAAGTCCAGCATGCCCATCAAAATAGAGAAGGAGGCCGTGGGGGCGGCTAACGACAAGCGGCTGGCTCTCAGCTCCGATGAAGACGCGCCCCTGCGGGTGGCCAGCGAGGAGGAGCCCGAGGCCGGCAGCCCCCGGGCGTCGGACAGAGCACCTGAGGAGCCGTGCGCACCCTCTGGGGGCTTAGGGGGGCCCCTCCCGGGAGGAGGGAGGGTCTGCCATGGGGACTCAGGGCTGGAGTCCGGCGGGGCTACCCGCAGGAGCCCCGAGTGGGCCACACGGCCGCCAGAGAGGGAGGCGGAACAGAAGCCAGCCCTGTCCGCCGTGCCAAGGGAGCCGCAGGACAGTGGCCGTGAACCTCACCTCGCAGCCGGGACCGAGCCCTGCGTCCCCTTCCCTGACTACATCAGACTGCAGCAGCGCCTGCTGGCCGGCGGGCTCCTCGGCGCCCTGTCCGGCCGAGGAGTGGCTTTTCCTTGTTTCGAAGACGCCAAGGAGCCGGAGCCCGTGGGTGCGCGTGTGTCCGGGCGGCAGAAGGAAGAAGCTCGCTTCCAGTGTGACGTGTGCAAGAAGGCCTTCAAAAACGCGTGCGGCGTGAAAATGCACCACAAGAACATGCACGCCAGAGGGACGCACGTGTGCACCGTGGAGGGCTGCGAAGCCACGTTCCCCTCGCGCAGGAGCAGAGACAG ACACAGTTCAAACCTAAACCTCCACCAAAAAGTGTTGACCCAGGACGCACTGGGGAGCCCCGACGACCATTTCCGCGCGGCTTACCTTCTGAAAGACGTGGCGAAGGAGACCTTCCAGGACGTGGCTTTCGCGCAGCAAGCTTCCCAGACATCTGTCATCTTCAAGGGAGCGAGTCGGGTGGGCAGCCTGGTCTACCCGATCGCCCAGGTCCCCAGCGCCGGCCTGGAGAGCTACAACTCCGGTCCGCCGAGCGACGGCACCGTCTTGGATTTGAGCACTACCTCGAGCATGAAGTCGGAGAGCAGCAGCCATTGCTCTTGGGACTCCGACGGGGCCAGCGAGGAAGGCACCGTGCTCATGGAGGACAGCGATGGGACCTGTGACGGGCCGAGCCTTGTCCCCGGGGACGATGAGTACCCCATCTGCGTCCTGATGGAGAAGGCCGACCAGAGCCTCGCCAGCCTGCCTTCTGGGCTGCCCATCACGTGTCACCTCTGCCAAAAGACGTACAGTAATAAAGGGACCTTCAGGGCTCACTACAAGACCGTGCACCTCCGTCAGCTCCACAAATGCAAGGTTCCGGGCTGCAACACCATGTTCTCCTCTGTCCGCAGCCGCAACAGGCACAGCCAGAACCCCAACCTGCATAAAAGCCTGGCCTCGTCCCCGAGTCACCTCCAGTAA